DNA sequence from the Streptomyces sp. CA-210063 genome:
AGGCGTAGGTGGCGGAGTAGGGGACGCTGACCTGGTCGGCGCCGGTGCAGGCGGCGGTGGGGGCGACGCCGCCGCGGGTGTTGAGGCGCTGGATGTAGGAGACGTTCGCGAAGACCCCGGTGCCGCGCGTGGTGGTGGACTGCAGGAGAAGCTCGGGGATGGTGCCCTCCTTGGCCGAGCTGGCGACGGCGGCGGCGTTCACGGCACTGCCGTCGACCGTGGACACCCAGACGGGGCCCCGGGAGTGGAGGGCGACGGTACGGCGGGAGCGGTCGTTCCTGTCCCAGAGGGTGGCGGCGGGCTCCAGCAGCTTCCAGGCCCCGTCGGTGCAGGTGTACGTCTGGACGCCTTCGGCCCGGAGGACTCCGGTGAGCCGGTTCCCGTCCGGGACCTTGAGTGCGGCGGGAGCGTCGACGCCGCCACGGGCGGGCTTCGCCTCCGCGGCCAGGCCGACCGGCGCGCTCGAGAGCGCGCCGGCGGTTACGGCGGCGACAGCGGTGGTGGTGAGGATGAGACGCTTGGCGAGCTTCATCGGGTGTGTCTCCAAGGGGATGTCCGAACAGGGTGTGGATGCCGCGGGTGCCCACTGCCCGCACAGGTGTCGTACGACCCCGTGCCGGGACCGACCGCGTGGCCGCCGAGCCACCGGCATGCGCACGGCCTGGGCTCGCTGCTCCGCACGAGTGGGAAGTATGGCCGAACCGGTCCCGGCTCCACCAGAGCCTGCGGGGCACATGAACAGGGCACACCGCCACGGGCTTCGGGGCGCCCGACGCGCCACCGGGGCAACCACACACGGCGGACCGTAGGGCGCGGCTGGGGTGGACCTTCCGGTCACGGGCGGAGGCTGCCCGGGGGCTCCGCGGCCATATCGTTCGGGACTCTGGGGACGACGAGGACGTCTGCTGGCCCGGCCGGCGGATGCGTCCTACTCTCGGGCCCATGACCAGGCCTCTCGTTGCCCTCCTCAGTGGCGCAGGTATCTCCACGGATTCGGGTATTCCCGACTATCGGGGCCCGAACGGGCTGTGGCGGCGGGATCCGGAGGCGGAGAAGCTCGTCACGTACGAGTACTACATGGCAGACCCGGAGATCCGGCGGCGCTCGTGGCAAATGCGGCGGCAGAACCGGACGCTGCTGGCGGAGCCGAACGTGGCGCACCGGGCGGTGGCCGAGCTGGAGCGGTCCGGGGTACCGGTGCGGGTGATCACGCAGAACGTGGACGGGCTGCACCAGCTCGCCGGGACGTCCGCCCGCAAGGTCCTGGAACTGCACGGCACCGCACGGGAGTTCGTCTGCACCGCATGCCACTCCCGCGGTCCGATGGAGGACGCCCTCGCCCGGGTCGAGGCCGGTGAGGACGATCCGCCGTGCCTGGAGTGCGGGGGCATCCTCAAGTCGGCCACCGTCATGTTCGGCGAACGGCTCGACCCGGTGGTGCTCGGCGAGGCCGTCGCGATCACCAAGGCCTGCCAGATCTTCATCGCCGTCGGCACCAGCCTCCAGGTCCAGCCCGCCGCCGGACTCGCCGGTGTCGCCGCCGACCACGGGGCGCGGCTGATCATCGTCAACGCCGAGCCGACCCCGTACGACGACCTGGCGGACGAGGTCGTACGGGAGCCGATCGGGACCGCGCTGCCGGAGGTGCTGCGCGGGATCGGTACCGCGAGCGCCTGAGCGGTCAGGCCACGGTCCCTCAGCCGACCCGGCGCACAGGGCCCTCGGAAGGGGGCTGTCAGAAGAGGGTCGTCAGAAGAGGGTTGCCAGAAGAGGACTGTCAGAAGAGGGCCGTCCCCCGTTCGAGGTCCAGCAGGCGCTGCTTGCGCTCCACGCCGCCGCCGTAACCGGTGAGGCTGCCGTCGGAGCCGACCACGCGGTGGCAGGGGACGATGATGCCGACGGGGTTCCTGCCGTTCGCCAGGCCGACCGCGCGGGACGCCTTGGGCTTGCCGAGGGCGTCGGCGAGATCGCCGTACGAGCGGGTCTCGCCGTAGGGGATCCGCACGAGCTGTTCCCAGACGGTGCGCTGGAACGGGGTGCCGTGCAGCCGCAGTTCAAGGGTGAACTCCTTCAAGTCACCCGCGAAATAGGCTTCCAGCTGTTCCTCCGGCTCGGCGAAGAGCGTGTCGTCGCGTACGCCGAAACTCTCCTCCGGCGGGCGGTGGCGTTGCCCGGTCATGTAGAGGCCGCACAGGACACCGTCGTCGGCGACGAGGGTGAGCGGACCGTAGGGACTGTCGATGACGGTGTGCCGCTTCTGCTGCTTCATGGGAGGTCCTTGAAAGATCGATCGGCCCTTGCATCGGCTCGTCCGAACCGGCTCGTCCGAAGTGACTCATCGGAACTGGCTCATCAGAACTGGCTCATCAGAACTGGCTCATACAGGCAGGAAGTTGATGGGATGGCTGTCCGTCGCCCACAGGTACTGGACCGCGTACGCCCGCCACGGCCGCCAGGCCGCCGCGCGGTCCGTGAGGGCGGCCGGAGTGGACGGGAGGCCCAACTCCTTTGCCGCGCGTCGGATTCCGAGGTCGCTGGGGAGGAAGGCGTCGGGGTCGCCGAGGGCGCGCATGGCGATGACGTCGACGGTCCAGGGGCCGAAGCCGGGGAGGGCGAGGAGACGGGCGCGGGTCTCCGCCCAGTCGCTGCCGACGCCCAAGTGCAGTTCACCGTCGGCGAGTTGCCGCACCAGCGTGGTGAAGGTGGTCCGGCGGGTGCGGGGCATCGCGAGGGTCTCGGGGTCGACGGCCGCCAGCGCCTCGGGGAGCGGGAAGAGATGGGTGAGGCCGCCCTCGGGGTCGTCGACGGGTTCGCCGTGCGCGGTGACCAGCCGGGCCGCGTGGGTGCGGGCGGCGGCCGTGGACACCTGCTGGCCGAGCACCGCCCGTACGGCGAACTCGGCCTCGTCGACGGTACGCGGCACCCGGCGCCCAGGCGCCTTGTCCACCAGCGGCGCGAGCACCGGGTCGGTGCGCAGCTGCTCGTCGACGGCGACCGGGTCGGCGTCCAGGTCGAGCATGCGCCGGCAGCGGCTGATGGCGACGGGCAGGTCGCGCAGATCGCTGAGGGTGAGGCGGCAGGCGATGTGGTCGGGCTCGGGCGTGAGGCCCACGATGCCGTGGCCGTACGGGAGGCGGAGCGTGCGCCGGTAGGCGCCGTCGCGCCACTCCTCCACGCCGGGTACGGCGGTGGCGGCGAGGTGACCGAAGAGATTGTCGGGGTTGAGCGGGGCCCGGAACGGCAGCCGCAGGCTCAACACCCCTGAGGTACCAGGGGAGTCCAAGCGCTGCCGGGCCGATCGCGTGGCCCGCTCGCGCAGCTCGCTCGGCGACAGCGCGAAGACCTCCCGCACCGTGTCGTTGAAGGTCCGGATCGACGCGAACCCGGCGGCGAACGCGATCTCCGCCATCGGCAGCGCGGTCGTCTCGACCAGTAGCCGCGCGGTCTGCGCCCGCTGCGCCCGGGCGAGCGCCAGCGGGCCCGCGCCCAGCTCGGCCAGCAGCTGCCGCTCGACCTGCCGGGTGCTGTAACCGAGCCGCCGCGCCAGCCCCGGCACGCCCTCCCGGTCCACCACCCCGTCCCCCACCAGTCTCATCGCCCGCGCCACCAGGTCCGCCCGCTGATCCCACTCCGGCGACCCGGGACTCGTGTCCGGCCGACACCGCTTGCACGCCCGGAACCCGGCCTGCTGACACGCCGCCGCGCTCGGATAGAACGTCATGTTCTCCGGCTTCGGCGGCACCACCGGACAGCTCGGCCGACAGTAGATCCGCGTGGTCAGCACCGCCGTGAAGAACCACCCGTCGAACCGCGCGTCCTTCGACCGCACGGCCCGCACACACCGCTCGACATCCGTGTACATCCCGTTCCGCATGACTCAAGCATCGGGTACGGGGAGGGGGCAGGGCTGGCAAGAATCCGACATCAAGACAGGGGTGACCTCGTGGGCCGCCGAGCCCTGGAGCACCTGAGGCTGAGGATCAGCGACGCGCCGGACGGCGACTGAGCCGCCCGGCGCCGGCTGAGGCCCCGGCCGGTGGGCGAAGGCCGGGGGTGGAGGTCACGTCGCCGGAAGCTTGGGCGTCAGGCCGCCGAGGAGGCCGCCGAGGAGGCCGGTGACCAGGCCGAGTACCGGCTGCAGGAGACCGGTGACGATGCCGAGGACCGGGGCGAGCAGGCCGGTGACCGCGCCCAGTACGGCGCCCAGGTCGAGCGAGGTCAACGCCTTGAGCAGGCCGTCGAGCGCGGACTGGAGCGCGGCCACCAGGTCCGCCACCGGGTCGGCCGCCACGGCGGCGCGGTCGGACGTGGCCGGGGCCGCCGCGTCCAGCTTCCGCAGCCGCTCCTGAACGGTGGCGTTGGCTGTCTTGAGGGCCTTGACGTGCCGGGCCGCCTCGGCCGCGTCGAGCTGGTCGGCGTCCAGCTCGACGATGGTGGTCAACTCGTCCAGCAGCGGGGCGAGTACGTCGTCCTGATCCATCCGGTCGAGCAGGTCCAGCTGGGTCAGCAATACGTCCGCGTCGCTTCCGGCGGCGTCGGTGTCCGTAACCGTGTCCGTGTCCGTGTCCGTGTCCGTGGCTGTGTCCGTGGCTGTGTCCGTGTCGGTGTCGGTGACTGTGTCCGTATCCGCGTCTGCGTCTGCGTCGATGTCCGCCAGCATCCCGTCCAGGTCGAGGTCGAGCTCCGCGAGGAATGCCTCCACTTCGGCTTCCTCCTTCGCGATGAGCGCGTCCACGTCGGCTTCCTCCTTCTCCAGGAGCGCGTCGATCTGCGCGTCCAGCGCGTCGAAGAAGTCGTCCAGATCGGCAACGGGGGCCGCGGCGAGCCTCGCCGCGGTGCGGTTCGAGGCGGTGCGGTTCGAGGCGGAGGGGTTCGAGGCGGAGGGGTTCGAGGCGGTTCGGCCCGCGTCGACGGCCGCGGTGGCGGTGCCGACCGGTCCGAAGACCAGGGCCCCGCAGACCAGGGGCGGCAGGAGAAGACCACGGGAGACGAGGGCGCGCATGCACGTTCCTTTCGAAGCTGCTGTCCTTTGCGCTCACCGTGGGAGGCGGCACGGCCCGCCGCAACCGATCACAGGGACGGGAGCCGGCCTGTCAACCTGCCACGCCGATGACGTTGACCAGGCGGTTTCGCCAGATGGACAGCTCCGCACGACTCCGTTCGACACGCTCCGGCCGTTCGTCCGTCAGAGTGCGCAAGCGCGCCACGCCGGGCAGCTTCCGGGGTTCCTCGGCGCCGTCAGCCGGCCTGCTCGGCGAAGGCCGCGAACGCCGCGTACGCCTCGTCGTCGAAGAGGACGAATCTGACCTCCTCGACCGAGGTCTCCGTGGCGCGTACGGACTCCACGGCGATGCGGGCGGCGTCCTCCATCGGCCAGCCGTAGATACCGGCGGAGACGGCCGGGAAGGCGACCGTGCGGGCGCCCAACTCATCGGCCACGCGCAGGGATTCGCGGTAGCAGGAGGCGAGGAGGGCGGAGCGGTCGAGGCTCTGGCTGTGGACGGGCCCCACCGTGTGGATCACCCAGCGCGCGTCCAGTTCGCCCGCCGTCGTGGCGACGGCCTGGCCCGTGGGCAGCCCCCTGCCGTAGTGAGAGGCACGGAGCTTTCGGCAGTCGGCCAGGATCGCGGGGCCGCCGCGCCGGTGGATCGCGCCGTCCACTCCTCCCCCGCCGAGGAGTGAGGAGTTCGCGGCGTTGACGATGGCGTCGACGGACTGCTGGGTGATGTCGCCCCGGACGAGGGTGATGGTGGTCATGCCCGCCTCTATATCAGCCGACGGGCCTCGTCGGCCCGCTGATTCACGGGCCTTGTCGGCCTGTGCCGATGCCGTGCCGGCCTACCAGCTCACCGGCAACGACCGCACCCCGTGGACCGTGGTCATCGTCAGCGCGAAGTCCTCCGGCGGTGCGGTCAGGCGCAGGCCCGGCAGGCGGTCGAAGAGGGCGGGCAGGCCGATCTGGAGTTCCGCGCGGGCGAGGGACTGGCCGATGCACTGGTGCAGTCCGTGGCCGAAGGCCAGATGGCCGGTGGTGCCCCGGCGGACGTCCAGTGCGTCGGGATCGGCGAACGCGGACGGGTCGCGGTTGGCGGCCTGGAGCGCCACGACGACGCCCTCCCCAGCCTGGATACGGACACCCGCGACGTCCACGTCCTCGGTGGCGATCCGCCGCAGCCCCGAGTGCGCGACGGTCAGATGGCGCAGCAACTCCTCGACCGCGCCGGGCCACAGGCCGGGATCCGCGCGCAGGGCGGCGAGCTGGTCGGGGTGGCTCAGCAGGGCCACGACCGCGAGCGGGAACATGTTCGCGGTCGTCTCGTGGCCCGCCACCAGCAGCAGCGAGGCGATGCCGACGGCCTCGGGCGCGCTCACCTCGCCGGTCGCCACCCGGTCCCGCGCGAGACGCGAGAGGAGATCGTCGGCGGGCTCCCGGGCCCGCCGGGCGAGCAGTTCGCCCAGGTACGTGTGGAGGGCCTTGCGGGCGGCCAGCATCTCCTTGGGTCCGGAGGCGAGACTGCTGAACGCCCTCGCCTGTCGCTGGAAGAAGTCGTGGTCCTCGTACGGCACCCCGAGCAGCTCGCAGATGGCGAGGGACGGCAGCGGCAGGGCGTACGACTCGACCAGGTCGGCGGTCGTGCCCCCGTCCGCCGTGATCGAGTCGAGCAGTTCCCCGCAGATCCGGGCGATGGCCGGCCGCAACTGCTCGATACGGCGGAAGGTGAAGTCGGGGATCAGTACGCGGCGCAGGCGGGTGTGGTCGGGCGGGTCCATCATGAAGAACTGGCCCGGTGCGCGCGGCGGCGACTGCGGCCGGAAGCCGGGGAAGCCGTCGCGGGTGGCGTCGGCGCTGAAGCGCGGGTCGGCGAGGACCGCGCGGGCGTCCTCATGCCGGGTGACCAGCCAGGGGCTGTTGTCGCCCCAGATCGTCACCCGCCGGATCGGTTCCTCGGCACGCCACTTGGCGTACTCGGGCGAGGGGTCGAGCAGCGGCCGCAGGGTCGGCAGGGGAGGGTGCGTCGTCATGCGGGCAGTCCTTCCTCGTCCTCGTCCAGTCCCGCGAGCCCCAGCAGCAGGGACTTGATCTCGGTGGCGGAGTAGGCCTCCCGGGTCAACTCGCTTGTGGAGCACAGCAGTACGGGACCGTCGTCCGGGTCGGCGGGCAGTCGGCCGTGGCTGCCGCTGACGCCGGCGGGGTCCAGCGGGACGGTGCTGATGCGGTAGCGGAAGCCCAACTTCTTGCGGGCGATCTGGCCGACCGCGCGGAGTTTCACGGCGGGGACGGTCTCGTCGTACAGCAGCTCGGCGGGGTCGTAGCCGGGCTTGCGGTGGATCTCGACCTGGCGGGCGAAGTCGGGGGCACGTTCGTCGTCGAGCCAGTAGTAGTACGTGAACCAGGCGTCGGGGTCGGCGACGGCGACCAGTTCACCGGAGCGTTCGTGGTCCAGGCCGTGGGCCGCCTTGCCGTCCGCGTCCAACACCTGTTCCACGCCGTCGAGTTCGGCCAGGAGCTTGGCGACCTCCGCCGTGTCGGCCGGGTCCCGTACGTAGACGTGGGCGACCTGGTGGTCGGCGACGGCGAAGGCCCGTGAGGTCCAGGGGTCGAGGTACTCCATGCCGTCCTGGGTGTGCACCTCCAGCAACCCCGCGCGGCGCAGGGAACGGTTGATGTCCACCGGGCGGGAGACGGGCGTGATGCCGTACTCGCTGAGGGCCACCACCGTGGCACCCTCGCTCAGGAAGTGGTCGATCAACGGGCCTAGCGCGTCGTCGAGTTGGCGGGCGGCGCGGATCGTGGCCGGTGAGTCGGGGCCGGATCGCTGGGGTTCGTAGTCGAGTTGGGGGATGTAGACGAGGGTGAGGTCCGGGTCGTGTTCGTCGAAGACCTGGCGGGCGGCGCCGAGGATCCACTGGGTGGAGGGCATTCCGGCGTTGGGGCCCCAGTAGGTGAACAGGGGGAACGGGCCCAGCCGGTCGGTGAGTTCGTCGTGCAGGGACGGCGGCCAGGTGTAGCAGTCGGGTTCCTTGCGGCCGTCCGAGTAGTAGACCGGGCGTGGGGTGACGGTGAGGTCGACGTCCGCGCCCATCGCGTACCACCAGCAGATGTTGGCGACCTTGTAGTCGGGGGCGGATCTGCGGGCCGTCTCCCAGATCTTCTCGCCGCCGACGAGCGCGTTGTGCTGGCGCCACAGCAGTACTTCGCCGAGGTCCCGGAAGTACCAGCCGTTGCCCACCGCGCCGTGCCCGGAGGGCGGTTGACCGGTGAGGAACGTGGACTGGACCGTGCAGGTCACGGCGGGCAGTACGGGGTCGAGCCGGGCCCGGAAGCCGCGCTCGCCGAGGGCGGCCACCGCGGGCATGTGCCGGAGCAGTTTGGGGGTGAGGCCGACGATGTCGAGGACGACGAGCCGGGTGGGTCGGGTGCTCATTGCTGGTTCTCCTTGAGGCCGATTCGAGTGCTCACCGGCTGTTGCCCCGGGGGTGACATTCGGATGCTCGTCACCGGTCCTCCTTGAGGCCGAGGCCGGTCAACCGTTCGCGCGCCCAGGCGAGTTCTGCGGCGATGCCGCCGGGCAGGTCGGCGGGCGGTTCGGGGAGGACGGACCATGTGTAGGTCTCGACCTCGATGTGGTCGCAGTCGGCCACGGCCCCGCCGAGCAGTCCGGCCAGGACGCGGCCGAGCTGGTCGGCGGTGGTGCGCAGCGGCGGTTCGGGGTCGGCGTGCAGCGGGGCGTGGAAGTGGACGCGCCAGGGACCGGTGTCGGTGGGCAGACCGCCGTCCAGCGCGTCCGGGAGATCGTCGACCCCGCGGACTCCGGCCGCTGTCGGGGTGCGTGTCTGGTGCAGGAAGCGGGGTTCGACGAAGCGGCCCAGTGCCGCCCGGGTCGCCGGGTCGGCCGGCTCTGCGGCCTCGACCGCGCAGGACGCCTGGAGTTTGACGACGGGCAGCCCGGCGTCCGCGAGGCGGCGCAGGGCCGCGCCTGGCTCCTCGAACTGTACGGCGAGATGGCAGGCGTCGAGGCAGACGCCGAGCCGTTCGGGGTCGAGGCCGCGCAGCTCCCGTACGGCCTGGGCGGTGGTCTCCACGACACAGCCGGGCTCCGGTTCGAAACCGACCCGGACACGGCGGCCGGTGTCCGACTCACGGCGGCACCGGTCTCGATGGAGAGCTTGTCGGTGAGGTGGTCGACGGCGGGGAAGGCGCGGACGACGGGCCAGATGTCCGCCGGTACGTCCCGTCCTGCGGCGACCCGCTCATGCGCGAAGTCGGCGAGCATACGGGCGAGTTCGCCGTCGGCGCGGGTGTCGAGCCCGCAGATCCGGTCCAGCGGGATCTCGGAGAAGACGCACTTCAGTACGGCCTGCCGGTACTCGGCGTCCGGAAGGCGGGCGGCGCCGTACGGGCCGAGGGCGGCCTCGATGAGGCCGTTGTCGTTGCCGCGCAGGGCTTCGCGGACGAGTCGCAGGGCGAGTTCACCGAGCGGGGCCCGCACGTCGTCGCCGGCCTCGGAGTCGGCGAACAGGGGCAGGGCCCGCAGTACGGCCCGCTGTTCGGCCGGGTCGCCGTGGCGGAAGAGGCCCGCCAGTTCGTCGGCGAGCGGCTGCCCGCCCAGTGGCAGCGCGGTGAGCAGAACGGCTCGGGCCGCCTCGTCGACGGTCCAGAACGCGTCCAGCCGCGCCCGCCCGCAGCGTCTTCGGGCGGCGGGGAACAGGGTGCGTACGGCGGCGGGCCGGTCGGCGATGCGGGCCACGGCCTCGTCGAGCCAGGCGCGGGCGGCCGCGTCCAGGGCGTGGCGGGAGAGGAGGGTTCGGGGGTCGGAGAGTTCGTGGGGCTCGGAGAGTTCGGCGGGCTCGGCGAGCTCGGCGAGCGGTACTCCGGTGGAAACCATGACGGAACAACCTCCTGATGAGGCTGGAGGACCGGACAGGATGGTGGTGGGGGTACGGAGGTGTGGGGGTGTGGGGTCGGTCAGGCCGTCGCCGCGCGGAGGAAGTCCAGCGAGCGGCGGGCCACTTCGGGGGCGTCGAGGGAACCGCCCTGGATCTCCACGGAGACCAGTCCGCGGTGGTCGAGGTCCTGGAGGGCGGCGAGCACGGGCGGGAAGTCGATCTCGCCGGTGCCGAATTCGAGGTGCTGGTGGACGCCCCGCCGCATGTCCTCGATCTGCACGTTCAGCAGGCGCGGGGCGGCGAGGCGGACACACTCCAGCACGGTCCGGTCCTCCACGCAGTGCGCGTGCCCGACATCGAGGGTGATCCCGAACAGCTCGTGCCCGCCGACCATCTCGGCGAGTTCCAGGCACCGCTCCACGGTGTCGACGAACATGTACGGCTCGGGCTCGAAGGCCAGCGACACGCCGTACTCCCCCGCCGTCTCCAGGACCGACTCGACACCCGCGACGAGCCGCTTCCACGCGTCCCGCTCCGGCAGTCCGTCGTCCGGAGCCGGGCCGCTGCACAGATGGACGGTGGGCGAGCCGACGTCGGCGGCGATGCGGACGGCCCGCCGCAGCAGGTCGGTCCTGCGCTCGGCCCCGTCCGACATGAGCGTCGGGTGGTGCTTGCCCCAGGGGTCGAGGAGGTAGGGCGCGCCGGTCTCGACGGTCACATCGAGCCTGTGCCGGGCCAGTTCCCGGGCGACCGCGGCCACCTGCCGGGGCAGGTCGTCCGCGTACGGGTCGAGGTGGCCGTGGTCGAGGGTGAGCGCGACGCCGTCGTAGCCGAGGTCGGCGAGGACCGCGAGGACATCGCTGAGCCGGTGGTTGGTGAAGCCGTTGGTGCCGTAGCCGAATCTGAGGGGGGTGGGGGGAGGGTTCATTCCGGCGCTGCTCCTGCGGGGGTCTGTGCTGGTTCAGGTGGGGGAGATGCGCCGGGCGAGCCGTCGCGCGAGGGGGTGCACGACACCCAGGGCCGCCGCCGCGGCCGTGGCCCCGCTCCGTGCGGTCAACGCCGCCTGCAGGGGCACCAGCCCGAGAATCCCGGCCCCGACGGCCCGCCGTACGTTCTCACCCGATGGCTCGCGTACGGCACGGGCCTGGGCCGTGCCGTAGCTGCCGAGGTAGGCGAGGGCCCCGGCGGCGACCACCGCGGCCCGGGCGGCAGCGCCCTGAGGGGGCGCGGGGCTGTATCGAATTGCGGCTCCGCCGCGGGGCGCGACCGGCCACGACGGCGCCGTGGACGGCTGACGACACAGCGCGGCACTTCCGGCGGAGCGCTTGGCGGCGGTGTCCCCGGTGCGCTCCGAGCGGCGCCCCGCGTAGGCGACAGCCGTGCGGACGGCCGGGAGTGCCGTGGCGAGGGCGGTGGCAGTGGAGGCGGCGAGGGTCGCGGCCGGCAGCCGGGCGGGGGCGCCGGAGATCTCGTGGCGGCTGAGAGCGGTCAGGGTGTAGGTGTGGGCGCCGACGAGTGCGGCGGGGAGGGCGCCGCGCCACAGGGCGGTGCCGGTTCCGGTCGTACGGCCAGGCCCCCGTCCGCCGGCCAGGGCGCCCGCGAGGACGTCGAGGGCGCGCGCGGCGGCCATGGCGGCCGGGCCCGCCGGGGTGGACTTGAGTTTCAGGTCGTACGCCCAGACGGCGCCTGCCAGCGGGAGCGCTCCCAGAAGGCTCCGACGGCCCCCGGAGACGGCTGCTAGCGCGAGACCCCCGGCGGTCAGGGTGCCCGCGACGGCGAGGGCGGTGCGACGCGGGACCCGGCCCGACGGGACGGGGCGCTCGGGGCGCTCTACCGCGTCGATCGTGGCGTCGGCGTAGTCGTTGAGGGCCATGCCGGCCCAGTAGAGGCAGACGGACGAGCCCATCACACCGAACGTCCGCACACCCAGGGGGTGCCCGGCGGCAGCGGCGCCCGCAAGCACGTCGCCCGGGACGCTCAACGCGGCCGGTGCCCGGACGAGTTGTGCGAGGTCGGCGAGGCCCACGGCAGGCCGTGAGCCGGAGCGCAGTACCGCTTCCCGATCTTTCATGGCGGCAACCTACCCACATGACTTGAACATTCACATGGAGAAGTAGTGAAGACCTTTGTCGATTTGTGACTTTGTCTTACCAGCCGATGAAACCTCTCGAGAGCACTTGACCACTACTGCGCCCTTGATCGTCCGAAAACCGTCAGAGTTCCTGCCGCAGCCTCCGCCACACCGCCTTGGCCGCGTTGTGTCCCGACATGCCGTGCACACCCGGGCCCGGCGGGGTCGCCGAGGAGCAGATGAAGACGGCCGGATGCGGGGTGTGGTACGGGAAGAGCGAGAGCTTGGGGCGCAGCAGCAACTGCAGTCCGGACGCGGCGCCGCAGGCGATGTCGCCGCCGACGTAGTTCGCGTTGTGCGCGGCGAGTTCGGGCGGGCCGGCGGTGGCGCGGGCGAGGACGCGGTCGCGGAACCCCGGGGCGAACCGCTCCAGTTGCCGCTCGACGGCGTCCGTGAGGTCCCCTCTCCAGCCGTTCGGCACATGACCGTACGCCCAGAAGACGTGCTTGCCCTCCGGCGCCCGGCTGGGATCGACCAGGCTGGGCTGCACGGTGATCAGGAACGGCGCGTCGGGCGCCCGCCCGTGCCGGGACGCCGCGTCGAGCGCCGCGCCGATCTCCGCCTTGCTCGCCCCGACCTGGACGGTGCCGGCGCCGCGCGCCTCCTTGGCGGTCCACGGCACGGGGCCGTCCAGCGCGTAGTCCAGCTTGAAGACACTGGCGCCGTACCGGTACGGCTCGTAATAACGCCCGAAGCCCGCGATCCGGGCCAGCGCGGTGGGCGAGGTGTCGAAGACGTACGCGCGGGCGGGCGGCAGGTCGTCGAGGCGCTTGACCTCGTAGTCGGTGTGGACGGTGCCGCCGAGGTCCTCCAGATACGCGGTGAGCGCGTCGGAGATGGCCTGCGAGCCGCCCCGGGCGACCG
Encoded proteins:
- a CDS encoding SCO3242 family prenyltransferase: MKDREAVLRSGSRPAVGLADLAQLVRAPAALSVPGDVLAGAAAAGHPLGVRTFGVMGSSVCLYWAGMALNDYADATIDAVERPERPVPSGRVPRRTALAVAGTLTAGGLALAAVSGGRRSLLGALPLAGAVWAYDLKLKSTPAGPAAMAAARALDVLAGALAGGRGPGRTTGTGTALWRGALPAALVGAHTYTLTALSRHEISGAPARLPAATLAASTATALATALPAVRTAVAYAGRRSERTGDTAAKRSAGSAALCRQPSTAPSWPVAPRGGAAIRYSPAPPQGAAARAAVVAAGALAYLGSYGTAQARAVREPSGENVRRAVGAGILGLVPLQAALTARSGATAAAAALGVVHPLARRLARRISPT
- a CDS encoding phytoene desaturase family protein, with protein sequence MLDAVVVGAGPNGLTAAVELARRGFSVAVFEAKDTVGGGARTAELTLPGFRHDPCSAAHPLGVNSPAFKAMPLHRYGLEWLHAELPMAHPFLDGSAAVLSRSVGETAASFGPRDAGTYRRLVEPFLPKWDTLARDFMSLPLSALPRDPVTLARFGLMGLPPSTWLMRRFKDERAKALFAGLVAHVIAPLGGLATSAVGLVFALAAHAAGWPVARGGSQAISDALTAYLEDLGGTVHTDYEVKRLDDLPPARAYVFDTSPTALARIAGFGRYYEPYRYGASVFKLDYALDGPVPWTAKEARGAGTVQVGASKAEIGAALDAASRHGRAPDAPFLITVQPSLVDPSRAPEGKHVFWAYGHVPNGWRGDLTDAVERQLERFAPGFRDRVLARATAGPPELAAHNANYVGGDIACGAASGLQLLLRPKLSLFPYHTPHPAVFICSSATPPGPGVHGMSGHNAAKAVWRRLRQEL